The sequence AAGCATCCCTGTTTGCCAAATGTTATTTTATGGGATCTGCCAGGAATGGGAACAACGAAATTCCCAGCGAATAAATACCTAAatgaaatgaaatttaaaaaatacGATTTCTTCATCATTATCTCAGAGTGTCGATTCACAGAAAATGATGTAAAACTCGCTCGAGAGATTAAACGGCTGGGGAAGAATTTCTACTTTGTTCGATCTAAAATTGATCATGACCTTGAATCAATGAAAAAGGAAAGGAGGGAATTTAATGAAAAGGAAGAACTGGAAAAGATCAGGAGTTACTGTGTCAGGAAATTGCAAGAGACAGGGATCCCATCACCCCGTGTTTTCCTGATTTCAAACTTTGACCTGCATCTGTATGATTTTAAACTGTTAAATGAAGTTCTTGAAGATGATCTTCCCAGGATAAAGAGAAGTGTGTACATACTGGCCCTTCCCAACCTAACCTTGGAAATTGTggagaagaagaagaaagagCTGAAGAAGCGAGTTTGGATGTTGGCATCACTTTCTGGAATATTGGGAGCAGTGCCAGTTCCTGGAGTCTCCCTTGGTTGTGATATTGGGATCCTGATTGGAGGAATAATACATTTCCGTAAATGTCTGGGTCTGGATGATGCCTCCCTTCAAAGACTGGCCAATAAGGCAGGGAAACCTGTGGAAGAACTGAAAGCTGTGTTGAAAACTCCCCTGGTGGGTGAAATAACTCCAGATATAATAAACAGATTAGCATGGGGATCCGCTGCTGTCGTCATATCTGGTCTTGAGCTTGCACTTGACATCATCCCAGTTGTAGGATCCATCTTTGGAGCAGGATCATCATTTCTTATGACCTACAAGTTGCTGTGTGGAGCACTGGATGAtctcacagagaatgcacggagagTGGTGAAAGCTGCATTTGGGACGGGTGAAAATGATCCAGAGCAAACATCAATTCAATGAATCAGTGCTGTAGCTGATATATTAAAGGGGTCTAACACTGGACATTGCAAACTCTTCTTCCATATTCCCTTTTACTGACCCATTTTAACAAATTATTTCCATGCTACAGTGTTCAGTGAAAGATTTTGTCTGGGTGCAATCTAAGGAGAGAAACCAAAAGCTGTGGGgacaaattttcccgttccacctgccacaggaatcgtagcgggtaaggggtggaccatggaaaggtccgttgaccgcgggtgggattttctggttttggggcaagcgcggccggaaaatcccgcccgtaaaTTTTAAAGGAATCCACCCAACATCAGAAACTCACTACATCCATACAATTCCCTTCATTAAACACAATAACCAGGAAATTTGCCCTGTtccaagaattatagaatcagacagcacaggagtggccattcagcccattgtgcctgtgttaGAAATGCCTGTGTTCTTCATTGATAGTGATGGATTCAGTCCCAATGTCCAGCCCCTTCTCTGCAATGTTCCTGATTGATTCATAACAGCATCATTACTGAATTGGATGATCCTGGGTCTAGAGTGGAGTCAAAAGCACTGGGATTATATATTTTGTTCACCTTTTGATAATTTATTTGGTCATTTTTTTCCAGCCTCGTTTATTGCCAAATTCTGTACCCAACAGTGATGAGGTTAACAATGCAGTCTTTCTTCCGGCACACACTGAACACAATATAGAGATTATTAAGAGGAAGCCAATTTTCCAATGTTATGAAACCATTATCCACTTTCACTGAACATCTCTCTCAGTCCTGGTTTTAGAACCATTGCTGCAGCAAACAGTGTCTGTCTGAAAAGGGATAAATTCTCGACAAGTCCAATGATCTTGTTCTGTCCGAGAAGCAGCAGATTCCGAGAATGGGACAGTAAAGAAGAGGGGCCAGCATCAGACTGTAGTCAGCAGTGAGAACACAGATTCCCTGTCATAGAGACACCACCCAGCATATAGAATCATCCTTACCATCCCTCACACAGACAATCCCTCACGCACAACATCCCTCACACTGACCGTCCTTCATGCAGACTGTCCATCATCCTAACCTGGTGAAGAGCTGAGAACCATGAACAGGAAAACCTCTGGGAATGGGAATGAGAGGAAATATGTTAATTATGAACATTCCTTTTATGAAGTATTTTGAGTATTGCTGAGGAAAGCAATGATTTTCACTAAAAAcgacagatgttggaaatctgaaaaacagaaatgttgaatgaactcagcaggcctggcagcatctgtggagagggaaacacagttaacattttgagtccaatatcaCTCTTCATTGCTTCCAGCATACCCGAGAAATGGGTTTGCTGGTCAGGCAAAAATTCCAGTCAATGGGAGGTCCTTTTACCAATGGAAGACAGCACAATACTTGTAACATGAATGAATATGTGAGTGCTCCTAAAGTAAAGAACATTATTCTTTTACTTCAAACCTTCAACTGTACATtcaaacaaaaattaaaatataaaataatgtAATATACATGTATGGGAGAACTTTCTAATTTCTTCCGGTTGGTAAAGTGACAACTAGTATTAGGGGAACATCAGCAATTCTGGTTAGTAGAGAATTCGGCTTGG comes from Mustelus asterias unplaced genomic scaffold, sMusAst1.hap1.1 HAP1_SCAFFOLD_955, whole genome shotgun sequence and encodes:
- the LOC144487657 gene encoding interferon-inducible GTPase 5-like, coding for MGGASSRGQSAEASNTLLCSEDELKNPKSDYESGGVEKVTPLIQKKIIDLDSTELNIAVTGKAGAGKSSFINAMRGLRSSDEDGAEVDIKEITLEPTEYKHPCLPNVILWDLPGMGTTKFPANKYLNEMKFKKYDFFIIISECRFTENDVKLAREIKRLGKNFYFVRSKIDHDLESMKKERREFNEKEELEKIRSYCVRKLQETGIPSPRVFLISNFDLHLYDFKLLNEVLEDDLPRIKRSVYILALPNLTLEIVEKKKKELKKRVWMLASLSGILGAVPVPGVSLGCDIGILIGGIIHFRKCLGLDDASLQRLANKAGKPVEELKAVLKTPLVGEITPDIINRLAWGSAAVVISGLELALDIIPVVGSIFGAGSSFLMTYKLLCGALDDLTENARRVVKAAFGTGENDPEQTSIQ